One genomic window of Gemmatimonadota bacterium includes the following:
- a CDS encoding S8 family serine peptidase has translation MRSWRLAPWLAATLVLGCTPPRAVEVRPQMDPAPLPSPTEPRQPSSETPPVAPADDAKRSLPPEEAARRGLMPLASTGVPQFASAMPQADGRGVVIAILDSGIDPSVPGLQRTTDGTPKLLDARDFSGEGRVPLAPIVRRGDTLLVHGQRILGASRIAAVAVGATWWGGVFAELPLGPARAADANGNGTVGDALPVVVVRTTNGWALFADTQGNGTFADDRPIRDYATAQEYFGWSSTIRPPSTQMAVNFADSAGTPTLDLVFDTSAHGTHVAGIAAGHGLYGVAGFDGVAPGARLLGLKIANDAGGGITVTGAMIRALDYAIHFAAERQLALVVNISFGVGNEREGASRIDALVDSVLTAHPNVVVAVAAANDGPALSTIGFPGTAMRVLSVGATQPLVFNGVSATDSVPEPLADFSSRGGEVAGPDLVTPGTAYSAVPNFAIGDEIESGTSMAAPHAAGLAARLLSALGTRATTTPATLIIQALRNSAQPVPGATTAEQGAGRPDLLSAWRWLERRESATALVVDVADGVQGRGAVWITLRDSADGTRPVRTQVTLRQIDAGSPPPIRLDASAPWIVVPAATAMSGGKANFTATVTAGRRNASGWIRVSDARDGSLLALVPVTVRLPISATALTVVDTFTVAAGGTTRIFVPAEAGRGFQVEVATAEASQLATAALHEPGGMPFREGAMSPSGFGDGAALFELTGNDVVAGLYEVVVAGGPLAGATMRVTVRRAPLTLDATLTGDSLRVTTTSVVAARLSVRTRAGMIGGEWRQRIERSGDAPVRLVIPVPEWAERVSIDSRMPRDQWLRFTDFGVTIQDKTGRHIDALPLNYAFGRATPELPPHVIGDSLVILLAPGFAERAGEWALDVAVRFYAADVTELDSGGSPFAPLAGRATVTQRYSLGVLPLKLPVGFRPVVILVALEGDEHAWTREVTLDIAGGTSR, from the coding sequence ATGAGATCGTGGCGGCTCGCGCCCTGGTTGGCCGCCACTCTGGTGCTCGGCTGCACGCCGCCTCGGGCGGTGGAAGTTCGTCCGCAGATGGACCCGGCCCCGTTGCCGAGCCCCACCGAGCCGCGGCAACCGAGCAGTGAGACGCCACCGGTGGCCCCGGCCGATGACGCGAAACGGTCGCTCCCTCCGGAGGAGGCCGCACGCCGCGGCCTGATGCCGTTGGCGTCAACTGGCGTGCCCCAGTTCGCGAGCGCAATGCCGCAGGCCGATGGTCGCGGCGTCGTGATCGCCATTCTCGACAGTGGCATCGACCCGTCGGTCCCAGGCCTCCAGCGCACCACCGACGGAACGCCCAAGCTGCTCGACGCGCGCGATTTTTCGGGCGAAGGGCGCGTACCGCTCGCGCCGATCGTCCGCCGTGGCGACACCCTCCTCGTGCATGGCCAGCGCATCCTCGGTGCGTCGCGCATCGCGGCGGTGGCCGTCGGCGCGACCTGGTGGGGTGGCGTCTTTGCGGAGCTCCCCCTCGGGCCGGCGCGCGCGGCCGACGCCAACGGCAACGGGACGGTTGGCGATGCGCTCCCGGTGGTCGTGGTCCGCACCACGAACGGTTGGGCCCTCTTCGCGGATACCCAGGGGAACGGGACCTTCGCCGATGACCGCCCGATTCGGGACTACGCGACGGCGCAGGAGTATTTCGGGTGGAGCAGCACCATCCGACCGCCGTCGACGCAGATGGCCGTGAACTTCGCCGATTCCGCCGGCACCCCCACGCTTGACCTGGTCTTCGACACCAGCGCGCACGGGACGCATGTGGCCGGCATCGCTGCCGGCCACGGCCTCTATGGCGTTGCCGGCTTCGACGGGGTCGCTCCTGGGGCCCGACTGCTCGGGCTCAAGATCGCCAACGATGCGGGCGGCGGCATCACTGTCACCGGCGCGATGATCCGTGCGCTGGACTACGCGATCCACTTTGCCGCCGAACGCCAGCTCGCGCTGGTGGTCAACATCTCCTTTGGCGTTGGCAACGAGCGCGAGGGCGCATCGCGCATTGACGCCCTGGTCGACTCCGTCCTGACGGCGCATCCGAACGTCGTCGTCGCCGTCGCCGCCGCCAACGATGGCCCAGCGCTGTCGACCATCGGCTTCCCTGGCACCGCGATGCGCGTCCTCTCGGTCGGTGCGACGCAGCCACTGGTCTTCAACGGGGTGAGTGCGACCGATTCCGTGCCGGAGCCGCTCGCGGATTTTTCGAGTCGCGGCGGGGAAGTGGCCGGCCCCGACCTGGTGACGCCGGGGACGGCATACAGCGCGGTCCCCAACTTTGCCATCGGTGACGAGATCGAGAGCGGGACCAGCATGGCGGCGCCACATGCCGCCGGTCTGGCGGCGCGACTGCTCTCGGCCCTGGGCACTCGCGCCACCACGACTCCGGCCACGCTGATCATCCAGGCGTTGCGGAATTCGGCGCAGCCGGTCCCTGGCGCGACCACGGCAGAGCAGGGCGCGGGCCGACCCGACCTGCTCAGTGCGTGGCGCTGGCTCGAGCGCCGGGAAAGCGCCACGGCCCTTGTCGTCGATGTCGCCGATGGTGTGCAGGGCCGCGGGGCCGTGTGGATCACGCTTCGTGACTCCGCGGACGGCACCCGGCCAGTGCGGACGCAGGTCACGCTGCGGCAGATTGACGCCGGGTCGCCACCGCCGATCCGCCTCGATGCCAGCGCACCGTGGATCGTCGTTCCCGCCGCCACCGCGATGAGCGGCGGGAAGGCCAACTTCACGGCGACGGTCACCGCCGGGCGTCGGAACGCGTCCGGCTGGATTCGGGTGAGCGATGCGCGCGACGGATCGCTCCTGGCCCTCGTCCCCGTCACGGTGCGCCTGCCGATCTCGGCGACGGCGCTCACGGTGGTCGACACCTTCACCGTCGCTGCTGGTGGAACGACACGGATCTTCGTCCCTGCTGAAGCGGGCCGCGGCTTCCAGGTCGAGGTCGCGACGGCGGAAGCATCGCAGCTGGCCACCGCAGCCCTCCACGAGCCCGGCGGCATGCCGTTTCGCGAAGGGGCGATGAGTCCGTCGGGGTTCGGCGACGGCGCAGCGCTCTTCGAGTTGACCGGCAACGACGTCGTCGCCGGGTTGTACGAGGTCGTCGTGGCGGGGGGCCCGCTGGCCGGCGCCACGATGCGGGTGACCGTCCGGCGTGCACCGCTGACACTGGACGCGACGTTGACCGGGGACAGCCTTCGGGTCACGACGACGTCGGTCGTCGCCGCTCGCCTCTCCGTCCGCACCCGCGCCGGGATGATCGGCGGTGAATGGCGGCAGCGGATTGAGCGGTCCGGTGACGCCCCGGTGCGGCTGGTCATCCCGGTGCCGGAGTGGGCCGAGCGGGTCAGCATCGACTCGCGCATGCCACGCGATCAATGGCTTCGCTTTACGGACTTCGGCGTGACGATCCAGGACAAGACCGGACGGCACATCGACGCGTTGCCGCTCAACTACGCCTTCGGTCGCGCCACCCCCGAGTTGCCGCCGCACGTGATCGGTGACTCGCTCGTGATCCTTCTGGCGCCGGGTTTCGCTGAACGGGCTGGCGAGTGGGCGCTTGATGTCGCCGTACGCTTCTATGCCGCCGACGTGACCGAGCTCGACAGCGGTGGCTCCCCGTTCGCGCCATTGGCCGGACGCGCCACGGTCACGCAACGCTATTCGCTCGGCGTGTTGCCGCTCAAGCTGCCGGTCGGTTTCCGGCCCGTAGTCATTCTCGTCGCCCTCGAGGGCGATGAGCACGCGTGGACCCGCGAGGTCACGCTCGACATTGCAGGGGGTACGTCCCGATGA
- a CDS encoding DUF1446 domain-containing protein: protein MTARKTVRIAAGQGFWGDWLEAPVRQVEGGAIDYLVLDYLAEVTMSILQKQRSRDPGAGYARDFVTQMERILPTIATNGVRVISNAGGVNPRACAAAVRAAADKLGVGDKVKIALVTGDDLLDELDALTAAGEPFSNMDTGAPLSDVRSQVRSANAYLGMKSIVDALDQGATIVITGRVTDTGLTLGPLVHEFGWSYDDWDKVAAGTIAGHILECGAQSSGGNLLRDWRKVKRLEDVGFPIAEVESDGTFVVTKHPGTGGVVNVASVTEQLVYEMGDPHNYITPDGIADFTSIRLDQVGKDRVRVSGITGSPRTPMLKVSVAYFYGYKAVGTLVYSWPEAYDKAKAADKILRKRLATLGLSFEQILTEYVGVDATHGKLAGEPRDDIAEVMLRVGVRGTDKAAVERFTREIAPLVLTGPPSVTGFAGGRPAVEEIVAYWPALVAREKIEPRVRVEML from the coding sequence ATGACCGCTCGCAAGACCGTCCGCATCGCCGCTGGCCAAGGCTTCTGGGGCGATTGGCTGGAGGCGCCCGTGCGCCAGGTGGAGGGCGGGGCGATCGACTACCTCGTCCTCGACTACCTCGCCGAAGTCACCATGTCGATCCTGCAGAAGCAGCGATCGCGAGATCCGGGCGCGGGTTATGCCCGTGACTTCGTCACCCAGATGGAGCGGATCCTCCCGACCATCGCGACCAACGGCGTCCGGGTCATCTCGAATGCCGGTGGCGTCAACCCGCGCGCCTGTGCCGCTGCCGTGCGGGCTGCCGCCGACAAGCTGGGCGTCGGGGACAAGGTCAAGATTGCGCTGGTCACCGGCGACGACCTTCTCGACGAGCTCGACGCCCTGACCGCCGCGGGCGAGCCGTTCTCGAACATGGACACCGGCGCGCCGCTGAGCGACGTGCGCTCGCAGGTGCGCTCCGCGAACGCCTACCTCGGCATGAAGTCGATCGTCGATGCCCTCGACCAGGGGGCGACGATCGTCATCACCGGCCGGGTGACGGACACGGGCCTCACTCTCGGGCCACTCGTCCACGAGTTCGGCTGGAGCTACGACGACTGGGACAAGGTCGCCGCCGGCACCATCGCGGGGCACATCCTCGAATGCGGGGCGCAGAGCTCCGGCGGCAACCTCCTGCGCGATTGGCGCAAGGTGAAGCGGCTGGAGGACGTCGGCTTCCCGATCGCCGAGGTCGAGTCCGACGGCACCTTCGTGGTGACCAAGCATCCGGGCACAGGTGGCGTGGTCAACGTCGCCTCGGTCACCGAGCAGCTGGTGTACGAGATGGGCGATCCGCACAACTACATCACGCCGGACGGCATTGCGGACTTCACCAGTATCCGGCTCGACCAGGTCGGCAAGGATCGGGTCCGCGTATCGGGAATCACCGGCTCGCCCCGCACGCCGATGCTCAAGGTCTCGGTGGCCTACTTCTACGGCTACAAGGCGGTCGGCACGCTGGTCTATTCGTGGCCCGAGGCGTACGACAAGGCGAAGGCCGCCGACAAAATCCTCCGCAAGCGGCTGGCGACACTCGGCCTCTCCTTCGAGCAGATCCTGACCGAGTATGTCGGCGTGGATGCCACGCATGGCAAGCTGGCCGGCGAACCGCGCGACGACATCGCCGAGGTGATGCTGCGGGTCGGCGTGCGGGGCACCGACAAGGCGGCGGTGGAGCGCTTCACCCGCGAGATCGCGCCGCTGGTCCTGACCGGGCCGCCGAGCGTCACCGGATTCGCCGGTGGCCGTCCGGCGGTCGAGGAGATCGTGGCCTACTGGCCCGCGCTGGTGGCGCGGGAGAAGATCGAACCCCGTGTTCGCGTGGAGATGCTCTGA
- a CDS encoding methylmalonyl-CoA mutase, with protein MSDSGLLERLAVQEAELARLRAEVAAWKASVARLPVRDDATFETLSGVAVEPVYTPLDANGSEPLPGEYPYTRGIHPTMYRGRLWTMRQFAGFGTAEDTNRRYHFLLARGQTGLSVAFDFPTLMGYDSDHPRSEGEVGKCGVAISSLADMETLFEGIPLDQVSVSMTINGPAAILFCFFVAAAEKQGVPIAKLQGTIQNDILKEFVAQHAWVYPVEPSLKLIVDLFEWTSAHTPKWNSISISGYHIREAGSTAAQELAFTLLNGFTYVERGMQRGLDVDQFAPRLSFFWDVHNDFFEEIAKMRAARRIWARHLRERYGAKDDRSLKMRFHCQTAGVSLTAQQPLNNVARVAYQALAAVLGGTQSLHTNALDETLALPTEQAVRVALRTQQILAYETGVAHSADPLGGSYLVEALTDQLEAEAERIFAQVAEMGGTVAAINAGWFQREIARSASRFQSEVETGRQTIVGLNAFVEDEESPIEILKIDASAEVLQRQRMQQMRGARDETLVARRLAELTQAAKDEVNVIPAMLDCARVYCTLYEIRHALETVWGAYREPVFF; from the coding sequence ATGTCCGACAGCGGACTGCTCGAGCGCCTCGCGGTTCAGGAGGCAGAACTGGCGCGATTGCGCGCCGAGGTCGCCGCCTGGAAGGCGAGCGTCGCACGACTTCCGGTCCGCGACGATGCGACCTTCGAGACCTTGTCGGGCGTGGCGGTCGAACCGGTGTACACACCGCTCGACGCGAACGGCAGCGAGCCACTCCCGGGGGAGTATCCCTACACCCGCGGCATCCACCCCACGATGTATCGCGGCCGCCTCTGGACCATGCGGCAGTTTGCCGGCTTCGGCACGGCCGAAGACACCAACCGCCGCTACCACTTCCTCCTCGCACGCGGTCAGACCGGCCTGTCGGTGGCGTTCGACTTCCCGACGCTCATGGGCTACGACTCAGACCACCCCCGTTCCGAGGGCGAAGTCGGCAAGTGCGGCGTGGCGATCTCGTCGCTGGCCGACATGGAGACGCTGTTCGAGGGCATTCCGCTCGACCAGGTCTCGGTCTCGATGACGATCAACGGGCCGGCGGCGATCCTCTTCTGCTTCTTCGTGGCGGCGGCCGAGAAGCAGGGGGTGCCGATCGCAAAGCTGCAGGGCACCATCCAGAACGACATCCTCAAGGAGTTCGTGGCGCAGCACGCCTGGGTCTATCCGGTCGAACCGTCGCTGAAGCTCATCGTCGACCTCTTCGAGTGGACCAGCGCGCACACCCCGAAGTGGAATTCGATCTCGATCTCCGGCTACCACATCCGCGAGGCGGGGTCGACCGCTGCCCAGGAGCTGGCGTTCACGCTGCTCAACGGCTTCACCTACGTCGAACGCGGAATGCAGCGCGGCCTCGATGTCGACCAGTTCGCCCCGCGCCTCTCCTTCTTCTGGGACGTGCACAACGACTTCTTCGAAGAGATTGCGAAGATGCGCGCGGCGCGTCGGATCTGGGCCCGGCACCTCCGCGAGCGCTACGGCGCCAAGGACGACCGGTCGCTCAAGATGCGCTTCCACTGCCAGACTGCCGGCGTCTCGCTGACGGCGCAGCAGCCGCTCAACAACGTGGCGCGCGTCGCCTACCAGGCGCTCGCGGCGGTCCTCGGCGGCACCCAGTCGCTGCACACCAACGCACTGGACGAAACCCTCGCGCTGCCGACGGAGCAGGCGGTGCGCGTGGCGCTGCGCACGCAACAGATTCTCGCGTATGAGACGGGTGTGGCCCACAGCGCCGATCCGTTGGGCGGCTCGTACCTGGTGGAGGCACTGACGGACCAGCTCGAAGCCGAGGCGGAACGGATCTTCGCGCAGGTGGCGGAGATGGGCGGGACGGTGGCGGCGATCAACGCCGGGTGGTTCCAGCGGGAGATTGCGCGCTCGGCGTCGCGCTTCCAGTCCGAGGTCGAGACGGGACGGCAGACCATCGTCGGCCTGAATGCGTTTGTGGAAGATGAGGAGTCGCCGATCGAGATCCTCAAGATCGATGCGAGTGCCGAAGTGCTGCAGCGCCAGCGGATGCAGCAGATGCGCGGCGCGCGCGACGAGACGCTCGTCGCCCGCCGATTGGCCGAGTTGACCCAGGCCGCGAAGGACGAAGTGAACGTCATCCCCGCGATGCTTGATTGCGCGCGGGTCTATTGCACGCTGTACGAAATCCGGCACGCCCTCGAGACGGTCTGGGGTGCGTACCGCGAACCGGTGTTCTTTTAG
- a CDS encoding ATP-dependent DNA helicase RecQ — translation MPSFGMSTTPPIARHVLRRAFGYPDFRPMQARVVAAVLSGHDVLAVLPTGGGKSICFQVPALVGGGLTLVVSPLVALMQDQVTALRTRGIAAAALNSTLDASEQAATIADAARGALRLLYVSPERLPRLCDELKARNARVERLAVDEAHCIVEWGHDFRPMYRGLRAARAALGAPPCVALTGSATPAVREEIRNALGFGREAVEIVASFDRPNLHFSVVPVVSRDDRLARLAVLIRTTPGAAIVYAPTRGLVEGLARVLVEAGVAAAPYHAGMTTTERSDTLVRFLDDRIRVVVATCAFGMGIDKPGVKLVAHWTMPATPESYYQEAGRAGRDGSAARCIIFHHPSDMVLPRRQLDVTYPPERTLELLWKTPELRQRHPPSIVAAADRLAAELRPDRGAVDWTRVRRRRREAEKRLAAMSSYALTRNCRRRVLMEWFGEKNVRCAGCDRCRTTGR, via the coding sequence ATGCCTTCCTTCGGCATGTCCACCACGCCCCCCATCGCCCGCCACGTCCTCCGCCGCGCCTTCGGCTACCCCGACTTCCGTCCGATGCAGGCGCGCGTCGTTGCCGCCGTCCTCAGTGGGCACGACGTACTCGCCGTCCTTCCCACCGGTGGCGGCAAGTCGATCTGCTTCCAGGTCCCGGCACTCGTCGGCGGCGGCCTGACGCTCGTCGTCTCGCCGCTCGTGGCGCTGATGCAGGATCAGGTCACCGCGCTCCGCACGCGCGGCATCGCCGCCGCCGCCCTCAACAGCACCCTCGACGCCAGCGAACAGGCGGCCACGATCGCCGATGCCGCGCGCGGCGCCCTTCGCCTCCTCTATGTCTCTCCCGAGCGGTTGCCGCGCCTCTGCGACGAACTGAAGGCCCGCAATGCGCGTGTCGAGCGCCTCGCCGTCGATGAGGCGCACTGCATTGTCGAATGGGGGCACGATTTCCGACCGATGTACCGCGGTCTCCGTGCCGCGCGGGCCGCGCTCGGGGCACCACCGTGCGTCGCGCTCACCGGCAGCGCGACGCCGGCCGTCCGCGAGGAGATCCGCAACGCCCTCGGCTTCGGCCGCGAGGCCGTCGAAATCGTCGCGTCGTTCGATCGCCCGAACCTGCACTTCAGTGTGGTCCCGGTGGTGTCGCGCGATGACCGCCTCGCGCGACTCGCGGTCCTGATCCGCACCACCCCCGGCGCCGCCATCGTCTATGCCCCCACCCGCGGCCTCGTCGAAGGGTTGGCGCGTGTGCTGGTCGAGGCCGGCGTGGCGGCCGCACCATACCACGCCGGGATGACGACCACCGAGCGCAGCGACACCCTGGTCCGCTTTCTCGACGATCGGATTCGTGTCGTCGTCGCGACGTGCGCCTTCGGCATGGGAATCGACAAGCCTGGGGTCAAGCTGGTCGCGCACTGGACGATGCCTGCCACGCCCGAGTCTTACTACCAGGAGGCGGGGCGCGCAGGGCGTGACGGCAGTGCGGCGCGCTGCATCATCTTTCACCACCCCAGCGACATGGTGTTGCCGCGGCGTCAACTCGACGTGACGTATCCGCCGGAGCGCACGCTCGAGTTGCTGTGGAAGACGCCCGAGCTCAGGCAGCGCCATCCGCCGAGCATCGTCGCGGCGGCGGATCGGTTGGCGGCGGAACTGCGACCGGATCGTGGCGCTGTGGACTGGACGCGCGTGCGGCGACGCCGTCGTGAGGCGGAGAAGCGCCTCGCGGCGATGAGCAGCTACGCGCTCACCCGGAACTGCCGACGGCGCGTGTTGATGGAGTGGTTTGGAGAGAAGAACGTGCGCTGCGCGGGGTGTGATCGCTGCCGGACCACGGGGCGGTGA
- a CDS encoding acyl-CoA carboxylase subunit beta: protein MHAKGQLSPRERVAHLLDPESPWLEIGLLVAHDRYNGEAPAAGVITGLGVVAGRDVVIVANDATVKAGSWWPETITKILRAQEIAMRQRIPIVYLVDSAGVNLPYQEGVFPGQYGAARIFYYNSLMRRYLHVPQISAVMGSCIAGGAYLPALSDVIFMVEGTSFMGLGGPNLVKGATGQTVDGETLGGARTHTEISAVAHYRAPDDASCLDRMREYIGRLPRSPGVVHAVIESKAPLADGAALYDMLPADHRLSYDMRHILNGLLDGGVLDEFQPDVAREMLCGHARIEGRPVAVIANQRGVIKGRPGERPKFGGIIYPESAEKVAFFIETANREGLPILFVQDVSGFMVGAEAEHAGIIRAGAHFVEAMATASVPKIVLTVNHASGAGYYAMAGQGFDPDFILSWPTGRMAVMEGEAAIMAVHGAAIGKAQQEKRPLDDATQGAIAGMRADYEAQLDARYAAARGFVDAIVAPDESRSALAFLLRVTSNYAGPHLGPFVLDGVRG, encoded by the coding sequence ATGCACGCCAAGGGGCAGTTGTCGCCTCGCGAGCGTGTCGCCCACCTCCTCGATCCCGAGTCGCCCTGGCTCGAGATCGGCCTCCTCGTCGCCCATGATCGCTACAACGGCGAGGCGCCGGCCGCCGGCGTGATCACCGGCCTCGGCGTGGTTGCCGGGCGAGACGTCGTGATCGTGGCGAATGACGCCACGGTCAAGGCCGGCTCGTGGTGGCCCGAGACGATTACCAAGATCCTCCGCGCCCAGGAGATCGCGATGCGGCAACGCATCCCGATCGTCTACCTGGTCGACTCCGCCGGGGTGAACCTCCCGTATCAGGAGGGCGTCTTCCCCGGTCAGTATGGGGCGGCGCGGATCTTCTACTACAACTCGCTGATGCGTCGCTATCTGCACGTCCCGCAGATCTCGGCGGTCATGGGCAGCTGCATCGCCGGCGGCGCCTATCTCCCGGCGCTCTCCGACGTGATTTTCATGGTCGAGGGAACCTCGTTCATGGGACTCGGCGGGCCCAACCTGGTCAAGGGCGCGACTGGTCAGACCGTCGACGGCGAAACACTGGGCGGTGCGCGCACGCATACCGAGATCAGCGCGGTGGCACACTATCGCGCCCCCGACGATGCCTCGTGCCTGGATCGGATGCGCGAGTACATCGGCCGGCTGCCCCGTTCGCCGGGTGTCGTCCATGCGGTGATCGAGTCGAAGGCGCCGCTGGCCGATGGGGCCGCGCTGTACGACATGCTGCCAGCCGACCACCGCCTTTCCTACGACATGCGCCACATCCTCAACGGATTGCTCGATGGCGGCGTGCTCGATGAGTTCCAGCCCGATGTCGCGCGCGAGATGCTCTGCGGTCATGCGCGGATCGAGGGGCGCCCCGTCGCCGTCATTGCCAATCAGCGCGGCGTCATCAAGGGACGGCCGGGCGAGCGGCCGAAGTTCGGCGGCATCATCTATCCCGAGAGCGCGGAGAAGGTGGCGTTCTTCATCGAGACGGCGAACCGGGAAGGGCTGCCGATTCTCTTCGTGCAGGACGTCTCCGGCTTCATGGTCGGTGCGGAGGCGGAGCACGCGGGGATCATCCGCGCGGGGGCGCACTTCGTCGAGGCGATGGCAACGGCCTCGGTGCCGAAGATCGTCCTGACCGTGAACCACGCGTCGGGAGCCGGCTACTACGCGATGGCAGGACAGGGATTCGACCCCGACTTCATCCTCTCCTGGCCGACCGGTCGGATGGCCGTGATGGAGGGCGAGGCCGCGATCATGGCCGTCCACGGTGCCGCGATCGGGAAGGCGCAGCAGGAGAAGCGTCCGCTCGATGACGCCACGCAGGGAGCAATCGCCGGGATGCGCGCCGACTACGAGGCGCAGCTCGATGCCCGCTACGCCGCCGCGCGCGGCTTTGTCGATGCCATCGTGGCGCCCGACGAGAGCCGCTCCGCCCTGGCCTTCCTGCTGCGCGTGACGTCGAACTACGCCGGCCCGCATCTCGGGCCGTTCGTCCTCGACGGAGTGCGCGGATGA
- a CDS encoding cobalamin B12-binding domain-containing protein codes for MAVADAPALNRPIRVLVAKPGLDGHDRGAKVVAAALRDAGMEVIYTGLHQTPEMIATAAVQEDADVVGLSILSGAHMTLFPRVRALLSEMGRPDILVTGGGIIPQEDMEALEAQGIGKLFGPGTPTGDLVTYIREWSRTHLSA; via the coding sequence ATGGCAGTTGCCGATGCCCCGGCCCTCAATCGTCCGATTCGAGTGCTGGTGGCCAAGCCGGGCCTCGACGGCCACGATCGTGGTGCCAAGGTGGTGGCCGCCGCGCTGCGTGACGCGGGCATGGAGGTCATCTACACCGGACTGCACCAGACGCCGGAGATGATCGCCACTGCCGCCGTCCAGGAGGACGCCGACGTGGTGGGACTCTCGATTCTCTCGGGAGCCCACATGACGCTCTTCCCGCGGGTTCGGGCGCTGTTGAGCGAGATGGGGCGCCCCGACATCCTCGTCACCGGGGGCGGCATCATTCCCCAGGAAGACATGGAGGCGCTCGAGGCGCAGGGCATCGGCAAGCTCTTCGGTCCCGGGACCCCCACGGGGGACCTGGTGACCTACATCCGTGAGTGGTCGCGCACGCACCTCAGCGCGTGA
- a CDS encoding enoyl-CoA hydratase/isomerase family protein, with protein sequence MNAVDSTLEGGVLTLTLNRAEKRNALNAAIVDGLAIGIAQAELDAEVRVLVIRGAGKDFCAGADLDELLASADNSLEENERNALALGELFLALRGLPKPTVAVVQGRALAGGAGLATACDLVLASESARFGYPEIERGFVPAMVMTMLKRAVGEKRAFDLVATGRLLSAQEAEQCGLVSRVVPEEGFDGAVAAIVAALAGRSVTALALTKQLFTELDGRSFQDGILLGARVNALSRATEDFKRAIAAFLAK encoded by the coding sequence GTGAACGCGGTCGATTCGACGCTCGAAGGCGGCGTGCTGACCCTCACGCTGAACCGCGCCGAGAAGCGCAACGCACTCAACGCGGCGATCGTCGACGGCCTCGCCATCGGCATCGCGCAGGCCGAGCTCGACGCCGAGGTGCGGGTGCTGGTGATCCGCGGGGCGGGGAAGGACTTCTGTGCCGGCGCAGATTTGGACGAACTGCTCGCGTCGGCAGACAACTCACTCGAGGAGAATGAGCGGAACGCGCTCGCCTTGGGCGAGCTGTTCCTCGCACTCAGGGGCCTCCCCAAGCCGACGGTCGCGGTGGTGCAGGGGCGCGCGTTGGCGGGTGGGGCGGGGTTGGCGACGGCCTGTGACCTCGTCCTCGCGAGCGAGTCCGCGCGGTTCGGCTATCCCGAGATCGAGCGCGGCTTCGTCCCGGCGATGGTGATGACGATGCTCAAGCGCGCCGTGGGGGAGAAGCGGGCGTTCGACCTCGTCGCCACCGGCAGGCTCCTTTCGGCGCAGGAGGCCGAGCAGTGCGGGCTGGTGAGTCGGGTGGTACCGGAGGAAGGGTTCGATGGCGCCGTGGCGGCCATCGTCGCTGCACTCGCTGGCCGGAGTGTCACCGCGCTGGCGCTCACCAAGCAGCTCTTCACCGAGCTCGATGGTCGGTCCTTCCAGGACGGCATCCTCCTCGGCGCGCGGGTCAATGCGCTTTCCCGGGCGACCGAGGACTTCAAGCGCGCCATCGCGGCGTTCCTCGCCAAATGA